A DNA window from Gordonia humi contains the following coding sequences:
- a CDS encoding muconolactone Delta-isomerase produces MAEFLVHIRVQRPAGVDDQDWHATLADEARVGADYRRRGVITRIWRLPGTTSNVGVWAAADATELHELLSALPAFPYMTIQVDALASHYLEEEAA; encoded by the coding sequence ATGGCTGAGTTTCTCGTACACATCCGTGTGCAGCGCCCAGCGGGCGTCGACGACCAAGACTGGCATGCAACCCTCGCCGACGAAGCGCGAGTCGGTGCGGACTACCGCCGCCGCGGCGTGATCACTCGTATCTGGAGACTCCCCGGAACGACATCGAACGTCGGCGTATGGGCAGCCGCGGACGCCACCGAGTTGCACGAGCTGCTGTCGGCGCTTCCCGCCTTCCCGTACATGACGATTCAGGTCGATGCCCTGGCGAGCCACTACCTGGAAGAAGAGGCGGCTTAG
- a CDS encoding MBL fold metallo-hydrolase, which yields MSAFQADSVEITVLVENWVDMLLPDLDFGDGGHCVRAGLIEHFDQRRIPPQAENGISLLVTARQGRHASTALFDVGLTGSVLMHNLRVLGVDATSIEHVVISHGHPDHYGGLYSFLDAFDRTIPVATHTDAFLPRYAVMGDGRTSAYYNQTFTLDNVERHGGRPVLSGGALDLGCGMYTTGYIPRTVPFEGPVEPSAPHTPGLYQVRADGSYGLDEVVDEQGLVIDVKGKGLVVLTGCAHAGVLNTIDRAREICGPKPVHAVMGGFHLGFPTTPRANVDLTLDGMKEREVAHIIPMHCSGLHTHATFQRDAPERYLQPAVGTVLRFGK from the coding sequence ATGAGCGCATTTCAAGCTGACAGCGTTGAGATCACTGTTCTCGTCGAAAACTGGGTCGACATGCTTCTTCCCGACCTGGACTTCGGTGACGGCGGGCACTGTGTACGCGCCGGCCTCATCGAACATTTCGATCAGCGACGGATCCCACCACAGGCGGAAAACGGAATCAGTCTCCTGGTCACCGCACGACAGGGGCGCCATGCGTCAACCGCGCTGTTCGATGTCGGCCTCACAGGATCCGTTCTGATGCACAACCTTCGGGTGCTGGGAGTTGACGCCACCAGCATCGAACACGTTGTGATCAGCCACGGCCACCCCGACCACTACGGCGGACTCTACTCCTTCCTCGACGCATTCGATCGAACCATCCCTGTCGCCACTCACACGGATGCGTTCCTTCCGCGTTACGCCGTCATGGGCGACGGCCGCACATCGGCCTACTACAACCAGACCTTCACACTGGACAACGTCGAACGCCACGGCGGACGCCCGGTGTTGAGCGGCGGGGCACTGGATCTGGGCTGCGGAATGTACACAACCGGATACATTCCGCGGACGGTGCCGTTCGAAGGCCCGGTCGAACCCTCGGCGCCGCACACTCCCGGGCTCTACCAGGTCCGCGCTGACGGAAGCTACGGCCTCGACGAGGTCGTGGACGAGCAAGGACTCGTCATCGACGTCAAAGGAAAGGGCCTCGTCGTCCTCACCGGATGCGCGCACGCAGGAGTCCTCAACACGATCGATCGAGCACGCGAGATCTGCGGCCCCAAACCGGTCCATGCAGTGATGGGAGGGTTCCACCTCGGGTTCCCGACCACTCCCCGCGCGAACGTGGATCTCACACTGGACGGGATGAAGGAACGCGAAGTGGCACATATCATTCCGATGCACTGCAGCGGACTGCACACCCACGCAACGTTCCAACGCGATGCACCCGAACGCTATCTCCAGCCTGCGGTCGGCACAGTGCTGAGGTTCGGCAAATGA
- a CDS encoding GntR family transcriptional regulator, which translates to MAGKLAAVQAGSTLAERTYQALRDSIELGRLLPGERITERALASSLGVSPTPVREAIRRLEQERLIERTGPRTVRVSQPTTETLHELAYTEACLRAIAARFATTKISDSEVDHLQQVVDRMEKAATAGETREVLRLASEFDQKLQDASGNEIITALAANVTAFGPSRRWRAVNEIVQHDQTTMMKRLDDHRAILDALRAKDADRVEHTVRQHIMSAADYFITAAVPES; encoded by the coding sequence GTGGCCGGAAAACTTGCTGCTGTTCAGGCGGGATCAACACTGGCCGAACGCACGTACCAAGCTCTACGCGACAGCATCGAACTCGGCCGCCTCCTGCCAGGCGAGCGCATCACCGAGCGCGCGCTCGCCAGCAGCCTGGGCGTGAGCCCAACCCCCGTACGAGAAGCTATACGGCGCCTTGAACAGGAACGCCTCATCGAGCGCACAGGCCCGCGAACCGTGCGGGTCTCACAACCGACGACCGAGACCCTTCATGAACTCGCATACACCGAAGCATGCCTGCGGGCGATCGCCGCCCGATTCGCAACCACGAAGATCTCAGACTCGGAGGTCGACCACCTTCAGCAGGTTGTCGACCGAATGGAGAAGGCCGCAACGGCAGGAGAAACACGGGAGGTATTGCGGCTCGCAAGTGAGTTCGATCAGAAGCTGCAAGATGCAAGCGGCAACGAAATCATCACCGCGCTGGCCGCCAATGTCACCGCGTTCGGACCATCCCGACGATGGCGAGCAGTCAACGAGATCGTTCAGCACGACCAAACCACCATGATGAAGCGCCTGGACGACCACCGCGCAATTCTCGATGCGTTACGCGCCAAGGATGCAGACAGGGTCGAGCACACTGTGCGGCAACACATTATGTCCGCAGCAGACTACTTCATCACGGCAGCGGTGCCCGAATCGTAA
- a CDS encoding CaiB/BaiF CoA transferase family protein, with protein MTPEAGPLAGLRVVALEQAVAAPLCSRHLADLGADVVKIERPGRGDFARDYDTFVKGMASHFVWLNYGKRSVVLDLKAAEGKDKLLHLLEDADVFLSNLTPGAVERIVSSDELERLNPRLVTCQISGYGPSGPYRDRKAFDLLVQGEAGVTANTGSPGAAAKPGVSLADLGAGVYAATSILAALRARDISGRGEHVHVAMFDVLAEWMSPLLLAHREGGVDIAPAGTRHATITPYGPYVTADGVTLNIAVQNDRQWLLLCEVLELRTLAEDDRLAANSGRLARRSDVERAVADAVIEWPSFTLEQALDQVGVPWGRMNGTPDVANHPQLEAGERWRPVSLPGGETVSVLESPFRVGRYRDQVTPRVPGLGEHTEEALHDWSATRSGVNG; from the coding sequence ATGACCCCGGAAGCGGGTCCACTCGCCGGCCTGCGAGTCGTCGCATTAGAGCAGGCCGTCGCGGCACCCCTATGCTCAAGACACCTGGCCGACCTCGGGGCCGACGTGGTCAAAATCGAACGACCAGGACGGGGAGACTTTGCGCGGGACTACGACACCTTCGTAAAAGGCATGGCCTCGCACTTCGTCTGGCTGAACTACGGCAAACGCTCAGTGGTCCTGGATCTAAAGGCCGCAGAGGGGAAGGACAAGCTCCTTCACCTGCTCGAGGATGCCGACGTCTTCTTGTCCAATCTCACTCCCGGCGCTGTCGAACGGATCGTGTCGAGCGACGAACTGGAGCGGCTGAACCCGCGTCTGGTGACGTGCCAAATCAGTGGGTACGGACCTTCCGGCCCATATCGTGACCGCAAAGCCTTCGATCTCCTCGTCCAGGGAGAAGCGGGAGTGACGGCAAACACCGGGTCTCCAGGCGCGGCCGCGAAACCTGGAGTCTCGCTTGCTGATCTGGGTGCCGGGGTCTACGCCGCGACTTCAATCCTCGCGGCGCTACGAGCTCGCGACATCAGCGGGCGAGGTGAACACGTGCATGTAGCGATGTTCGACGTGCTTGCTGAATGGATGAGTCCGTTACTCCTCGCTCATCGTGAGGGTGGTGTCGACATCGCACCGGCCGGAACTAGGCATGCGACCATCACCCCTTACGGCCCGTACGTGACGGCAGATGGTGTCACATTGAATATCGCCGTGCAGAACGACCGCCAGTGGCTGCTCCTGTGTGAGGTCCTGGAGTTGAGGACACTTGCCGAGGACGACCGACTTGCGGCGAATTCTGGCCGTCTCGCGCGCCGTAGTGACGTAGAGAGAGCTGTTGCCGACGCGGTCATAGAATGGCCTTCCTTCACTCTCGAGCAGGCACTGGACCAGGTAGGTGTGCCGTGGGGAAGGATGAACGGGACGCCCGATGTCGCCAACCATCCGCAACTTGAGGCTGGCGAACGATGGCGCCCGGTGTCCTTGCCTGGTGGGGAAACCGTCTCCGTCCTCGAGTCACCATTCCGGGTCGGCCGGTATCGGGATCAGGTGACGCCTCGGGTGCCGGGCCTTGGCGAACACACTGAGGAGGCGCTGCATGACTGGTCAGCAACAAGAAGTGGTGTCAATGGCTGA
- a CDS encoding IclR family transcriptional regulator has product MGSEVERPVPNNGTHRITTLLALIGRTEGGIGPREASRITGIDRSAISRIFNQLELLGWVQEVGERGTYTVGPEMFSVAAAVRERDSLGRAARPLLEMLTDRFDETSYLAVRHADHLIFEDRVDCTQRLRYVVEINEPFPIMTGAAGRAILSALPRDEATQLIASALPSAVSSTTADFEEYQSELNRDRSLGYAYSRGGKWVVGGAAIASPVFNAAGSCIGALVISAPIDRLPPDVAVTLGPSVRSAARDLSHRLGYAGQPWGEHDG; this is encoded by the coding sequence TTGGGCTCCGAAGTCGAACGCCCGGTACCGAACAACGGTACGCACCGGATAACGACGTTGCTGGCGCTCATCGGCCGTACCGAAGGAGGCATCGGCCCGCGAGAGGCTTCACGCATCACAGGGATCGACCGTTCCGCCATCAGCAGGATCTTCAATCAGCTCGAACTGCTCGGATGGGTCCAGGAAGTCGGCGAGCGCGGTACCTACACCGTTGGGCCCGAGATGTTCAGCGTCGCGGCTGCTGTCCGTGAGCGCGATTCACTCGGGCGCGCCGCTCGACCACTGCTAGAGATGCTCACCGACCGCTTCGACGAAACCAGCTATCTCGCAGTCCGCCATGCGGACCACTTGATATTCGAGGACAGAGTCGACTGCACACAGCGACTCCGATACGTCGTCGAGATCAACGAGCCGTTCCCAATCATGACCGGAGCGGCGGGGCGCGCAATCTTGTCCGCTCTGCCCCGCGACGAGGCTACCCAGTTGATCGCATCTGCCCTGCCATCAGCCGTCTCATCGACCACCGCCGACTTCGAGGAGTACCAATCCGAGCTTAATCGGGATCGCAGTCTCGGATACGCATACTCAAGGGGTGGAAAATGGGTAGTCGGAGGGGCAGCGATTGCCTCGCCCGTCTTCAACGCAGCTGGCAGCTGCATCGGGGCACTAGTTATAAGTGCGCCAATCGATAGGCTTCCCCCCGACGTCGCCGTCACGCTTGGACCCTCTGTTCGGAGCGCCGCGAGGGACCTTTCGCACCGACTCGGATATGCAGGTCAGCCGTGGGGAGAACACGACGGATGA
- a CDS encoding CitMHS family transporter, with translation MAVAGFAMIGIFMALVMGKKVVPMVAFIVVPLTFAVAMGAGPDVGGYVIESLQDLAPVVALLTFAILYFSTMIDAGLFNPLIRKVLSVTGEDPLRILLGTAVLALVVSLDGEGTSTILIVVGAFLPLYKRLGIRVVHLVCVLALAIMSTNLTPWGGPVARVAVALKLDPQELFITMIPAMLVMAACTIAVAFVLGMRERRRLEWSASDRRHIVPAGGPGTPAAGDLHGEVDPARLLGNEQTIRPRLIWFNAALTIALLVALVTELAAAPVLFMAAFAIAILVNYPRPSQQKERLEKHAPTLLTVVTMILAAGVLTGVLTGTGMIDAMANSLINIIPSSLDGHFGPVMALLALPGQFFLSSDAYYFGVVPILSEVGVQHGLTPLESASAALLAGPIHALSPLVPALLLIAGLTGLDIGEIVRKNLKWALAVSVVAAGAVFAFGIVPL, from the coding sequence ATGGCCGTAGCCGGCTTCGCCATGATCGGTATCTTCATGGCCCTGGTCATGGGTAAGAAAGTCGTACCGATGGTGGCCTTTATTGTTGTGCCACTTACCTTCGCGGTAGCCATGGGGGCTGGCCCGGATGTCGGTGGATACGTCATCGAGAGCCTCCAAGATCTTGCGCCGGTCGTAGCGCTATTGACTTTCGCGATCTTGTATTTCTCCACCATGATCGATGCGGGTCTGTTCAACCCGCTGATCCGAAAAGTGTTGTCCGTCACGGGAGAAGATCCCCTACGGATTCTCCTGGGTACTGCAGTTCTGGCGCTTGTCGTGTCGCTGGACGGCGAAGGCACTTCGACGATCCTGATCGTGGTGGGCGCGTTCCTGCCGTTATACAAGCGCCTGGGAATTCGCGTCGTTCACCTGGTATGCGTCCTCGCGCTGGCGATTATGTCGACGAACCTGACTCCATGGGGCGGCCCGGTCGCCAGAGTCGCCGTTGCACTCAAGCTTGACCCGCAAGAGCTCTTCATCACGATGATTCCGGCCATGCTGGTCATGGCCGCCTGCACTATTGCGGTCGCGTTCGTGCTCGGTATGCGCGAACGGCGACGGCTCGAATGGTCGGCGTCGGATCGCCGCCACATCGTGCCGGCCGGTGGGCCTGGCACCCCTGCTGCTGGTGACCTGCATGGCGAGGTGGACCCTGCGCGACTACTCGGCAACGAGCAGACCATTCGACCACGCCTGATCTGGTTCAACGCCGCACTGACCATCGCCCTACTGGTCGCGCTCGTGACCGAACTGGCCGCGGCGCCGGTCCTGTTCATGGCCGCCTTCGCGATCGCCATCCTGGTCAACTACCCGCGTCCGTCTCAGCAGAAGGAGCGTCTTGAGAAACACGCGCCGACTCTGTTGACCGTGGTCACCATGATCCTCGCAGCCGGCGTACTGACCGGCGTCCTCACCGGCACCGGCATGATCGACGCGATGGCAAACAGCCTGATCAACATCATTCCCTCGTCGCTCGATGGACACTTCGGCCCGGTGATGGCACTGCTTGCCCTCCCCGGACAGTTCTTCCTGAGCTCCGATGCCTACTACTTTGGAGTGGTGCCCATCCTCTCTGAGGTTGGGGTGCAGCACGGCCTCACCCCTCTCGAGTCTGCTTCCGCAGCACTTCTCGCCGGGCCTATCCACGCGTTGAGCCCGCTTGTTCCCGCACTTTTGCTAATCGCCGGACTCACCGGCCTCGACATCGGGGAGATCGTGCGAAAGAACCTGAAATGGGCCCTCGCGGTCTCAGTCGTCGCGGCCGGCGCCGTCTTCGCGTTCGGGATCGTCCCACTGTGA
- a CDS encoding helix-turn-helix domain-containing protein, giving the protein MTSELRRWLSAIGVLTSAVNAGHDLKMLLDQIAATARDLLDLDFCGVMVPDAAGKYLKIVGASGLPAEYVQHVNDGQTIRLDVDRWKGAPASRAFFSGEPCAIVDVDAEPDSMWTDVAREQGYRSILSVPLRAAGEVIGTLNSYRASAHEFQPDEVEQLSLLAEHATIALTSARIVDDLREQHRLIARSEEIHERLLRVAVRSGGVSGIAIALHDLLGCDVVILDPYDEVLSATGEDRPEVDGWQTEVRADRVDERNDGSRLVRTRGRHAVIDVLLNGDVVATVWLLGRAEGLDQLGVRAAEHASVVLALEVLRQRTAAEVEQALRGELLAELLAGADSGSRSIRDRANLMGHNLGLRHRMLVAEARVGPSSATAPRPGSLSVEKTAVRAASEAVRMTSHLRPRPLIAAVHDTVVALWPENMTDPTGERILRRAVELADSHAIARVVAIQLSDSGIPDAYRVARGALSFASADQSAPDLLSLEDLGAVGILLQFAEPVVLRRYADRLLGAVIDYDAENGTHLVRTLRIYLDLNLDRQATATRLVVHPNTVSQRLRRIEMLAGLDLKSPKSILDVRSALMLLDVARAVDAPVT; this is encoded by the coding sequence ATGACCTCCGAGTTACGTCGGTGGCTCTCGGCGATTGGTGTCTTGACATCGGCGGTCAATGCAGGTCACGACCTCAAGATGTTGCTGGATCAAATCGCCGCGACAGCGCGCGATCTCCTCGATCTTGACTTCTGTGGAGTCATGGTTCCGGACGCGGCTGGCAAGTACCTGAAAATCGTGGGCGCGAGCGGACTCCCAGCCGAATACGTCCAGCACGTGAACGACGGTCAAACCATTCGTCTTGATGTCGATCGTTGGAAGGGTGCGCCCGCGAGTCGAGCGTTCTTCAGCGGTGAGCCGTGCGCGATTGTCGATGTTGATGCCGAACCGGATTCGATGTGGACCGACGTTGCCCGAGAACAGGGATACCGGTCTATTCTGTCGGTTCCGTTGCGTGCGGCGGGTGAGGTGATCGGAACACTCAATAGCTATCGTGCGAGCGCCCACGAGTTCCAGCCCGACGAGGTCGAACAGCTTTCCCTCCTCGCGGAACATGCCACCATCGCCCTTACATCTGCGCGCATTGTCGACGACCTGCGAGAGCAGCATCGTTTGATCGCTCGATCCGAGGAGATTCACGAGCGGCTCCTGCGGGTAGCCGTCCGATCCGGCGGCGTCTCCGGTATCGCGATCGCGCTGCATGATCTCTTGGGTTGCGATGTAGTCATCCTCGATCCGTATGATGAAGTTCTCAGCGCCACAGGCGAGGATCGGCCTGAAGTTGACGGCTGGCAGACTGAAGTGCGAGCCGACAGAGTCGATGAGAGGAACGACGGAAGCCGACTGGTGCGGACCCGTGGTCGGCACGCGGTCATCGATGTTCTCTTGAACGGCGATGTGGTGGCGACGGTCTGGCTGCTGGGCCGGGCAGAGGGACTGGATCAACTTGGTGTGCGGGCAGCCGAGCACGCCTCGGTAGTTCTGGCTCTGGAAGTCTTACGACAGCGGACGGCGGCCGAGGTTGAGCAAGCCTTGCGGGGTGAGCTCCTCGCAGAGCTTCTTGCCGGCGCTGATTCTGGCTCTAGGTCAATCCGTGATCGGGCAAACCTCATGGGCCATAATCTCGGCCTTCGCCATCGCATGTTGGTTGCCGAGGCCCGAGTCGGTCCCAGCTCCGCGACTGCGCCGCGCCCAGGCTCACTTTCGGTCGAGAAGACGGCTGTACGAGCAGCCTCTGAGGCCGTTCGTATGACGTCGCATCTTCGGCCCAGGCCACTGATCGCAGCAGTGCACGATACTGTCGTAGCCCTGTGGCCGGAGAATATGACGGATCCAACAGGAGAGCGCATATTGCGCCGTGCGGTTGAACTGGCGGATTCCCACGCCATCGCCAGGGTAGTTGCCATTCAACTGTCAGACAGCGGGATACCCGATGCATATCGAGTCGCGCGGGGCGCATTGTCATTCGCTTCGGCAGATCAATCGGCCCCTGATTTGCTGTCCTTGGAAGATTTGGGGGCTGTCGGGATTCTGCTGCAGTTCGCTGAACCTGTAGTTCTACGGCGGTATGCCGACCGCCTTCTCGGTGCAGTCATTGACTACGATGCCGAAAACGGAACCCATCTGGTCCGTACTCTACGTATCTACCTCGACCTCAACCTCGACCGGCAGGCAACCGCAACGCGTTTGGTTGTGCACCCCAACACGGTGAGTCAGCGTCTTCGGCGCATCGAGATGCTGGCTGGGCTCGACTTGAAGTCGCCCAAGTCTATTCTTGACGTCCGCTCTGCGTTGATGCTGCTTGATGTGGCGCGGGCGGTAGATGCCCCGGTTACATAG
- a CDS encoding acyclic terpene utilization AtuA family protein, with product MSVLVPTGMLGAGFPADTISRGITLGVDVIAVDGGSTDSGPYYLGASKPKTTRAAVLRDLREILTGAARADIAVIVGSCGTSGTDNGVEWLYDITRQVIEEEELTGRRVARIYSEQGKDLIKQRLHDGQIHPLAPAAEITEETVDGCAHIVGLMGHEPIAEALDGGANIVLAGRATDCAVIAAVPLMRGKPFGPTWHASKIAECGSLCTTGNGIGGVVVHIGEEGFVVEPVDTDLMCTPQTVAAHMLYENTDPHRLREPAGTLDTSRAEYSALDDRRVFVQGSQFEFQSPTVKLEGSGVVGAQTLSIVGLRDPDLLARIDEWIDSLEKYLHSRIPEVLGLAEEEYDIQMRPYGWNAVLGKSDPSGDPPREVGLVFCATAQDQETATAVAKLANPRLLHHPLPGADSLPSWSFMSSPAELERGALYSFMLNHVVEVSSPTELFPIKYTEEL from the coding sequence GTGAGTGTTCTCGTCCCTACCGGAATGCTCGGTGCGGGTTTCCCCGCTGACACGATTTCGCGGGGCATTACGCTCGGCGTTGATGTCATTGCCGTTGATGGCGGGTCCACCGACTCCGGGCCCTACTACCTCGGCGCGTCCAAGCCGAAGACGACTCGCGCAGCGGTTCTACGGGACCTGCGGGAGATCCTCACAGGCGCTGCACGAGCGGATATTGCCGTCATTGTCGGATCGTGTGGCACCTCGGGTACCGACAACGGAGTCGAATGGCTCTATGACATAACCCGGCAGGTCATTGAGGAGGAAGAGCTTACCGGGCGGCGTGTGGCGCGTATCTACAGCGAACAGGGTAAGGATCTGATCAAACAGCGGTTGCATGATGGTCAGATTCATCCGCTCGCGCCGGCCGCAGAGATCACAGAAGAGACCGTCGACGGGTGCGCCCACATCGTCGGGCTGATGGGTCACGAGCCCATCGCTGAAGCTCTCGACGGTGGTGCGAACATCGTGCTTGCCGGACGAGCCACTGATTGTGCGGTCATTGCTGCGGTACCGCTGATGCGCGGCAAACCGTTTGGGCCGACCTGGCATGCCAGCAAGATCGCCGAGTGCGGGAGCTTGTGCACAACGGGCAATGGAATCGGCGGAGTTGTTGTCCATATCGGTGAGGAAGGTTTCGTCGTTGAGCCGGTCGACACCGATCTTATGTGCACTCCCCAGACTGTCGCCGCCCATATGCTCTATGAGAACACCGACCCACACCGTCTTCGTGAGCCCGCCGGCACGCTCGACACTTCTCGAGCAGAGTACTCGGCGCTCGATGACCGTCGGGTTTTCGTGCAGGGTTCCCAGTTCGAATTTCAAAGTCCCACTGTCAAGCTCGAAGGGTCAGGCGTCGTGGGCGCGCAGACGCTCAGCATCGTCGGGTTACGAGATCCTGATCTGCTCGCCAGGATCGACGAGTGGATCGATTCGCTCGAGAAGTATCTCCACAGCCGCATACCCGAAGTCCTCGGTCTCGCGGAAGAGGAGTACGACATCCAGATGCGACCCTACGGCTGGAATGCAGTGCTGGGTAAGAGTGACCCCTCTGGCGATCCTCCCCGCGAAGTCGGCCTCGTCTTCTGCGCGACAGCCCAAGACCAAGAAACAGCTACTGCTGTAGCGAAACTCGCCAATCCCCGCCTGCTTCACCACCCCCTCCCTGGGGCTGACTCCCTACCGAGCTGGTCGTTCATGTCCTCACCCGCAGAACTTGAACGCGGTGCGCTCTACAGTTTCATGCTCAATCACGTTGTGGAGGTCAGCTCACCGACAGAGCTGTTCCCAATCAAGTACACCGAGGAATTATGA
- a CDS encoding DUF4387 domain-containing protein, with protein MPNTLPLRQVATKIRSKNAGPFWITIDLFFSTDEAYATTVRSGAITRQLVADLYGVDHSHIKLFELPDIRAIKVSYPRVTSQGSIHDRDIHAAQQYIPLLDIAITQPDPEAPDL; from the coding sequence ATGCCCAACACACTTCCGTTGCGCCAGGTGGCGACCAAGATCCGATCCAAGAACGCAGGCCCGTTCTGGATCACCATCGACCTGTTCTTCTCGACCGACGAAGCGTACGCAACGACAGTCCGCAGCGGTGCAATCACGCGGCAACTGGTCGCAGATCTCTACGGCGTAGACCACTCGCACATCAAGCTCTTCGAACTGCCCGACATCAGGGCTATCAAAGTGTCATACCCGAGGGTCACATCCCAGGGCTCTATCCACGATAGAGACATTCACGCTGCGCAACAATACATTCCGCTCCTAGATATTGCCATCACCCAACCTGACCCAGAAGCACCTGACCTGTGA
- a CDS encoding IS3 family transposase (programmed frameshift): MARKNYTDEFRQRAVDLYESTPGAALKAIAGDLGISRGALKEWVDKLGSGATTDGPTPPVAGARPESQGARIVRLEAELAASKAERTKLETERDILRQAAKYFGRGDELVNRFQFVEDHKDAYGVKRLCEVIEIARSSFYAWLAAAPGREARAAADQALAARIRRVQDPEQGGDRAYGAPRVTADLNEGVAAAERVNHKRVARVMGEHQFAGIRLRRRVKTTIPDQSGHRFPDLIERDFSVGEPGRRYVGDITYLPIADGSNLYLATCIDLGSRKLTGWQIAAHMRTELVEDTLRAAVRERGSLAGAVFHSDHGSVYTSKAYVNLCKRLKVIQSMGAVGSSADNSLAESFNAALKRELLEGRPAFGDQATTYRSVFRWANRYNTRRRHSAIGNISPNAYEAALSATLAEAA, from the exons ATGGCTAGGAAGAACTACACGGACGAGTTCCGTCAGCGGGCGGTGGACTTGTACGAGTCCACGCCGGGTGCGGCGCTCAAGGCGATCGCAGGTGACCTCGGGATCTCCCGGGGCGCGTTGAAGGAGTGGGTCGACAAGCTGGGCTCCGGGGCCACGACCGACGGTCCGACACCGCCGGTGGCCGGGGCGCGGCCGGAGTCGCAGGGCGCGCGGATCGTGCGGTTGGAGGCCGAGCTTGCAGCGTCGAAGGCCGAGCGGACCAAGCTTGAGACGGAGCGGGACATTCTCCGTCAGGCGGCGAAGTATTTCG GCCGGGGAGACGAACTGGTGAACCGCTTCCAGTTCGTCGAGGACCACAAGGACGCCTACGGCGTGAAGCGGTTGTGTGAGGTCATCGAGATCGCGAGGTCCTCGTTCTACGCGTGGCTGGCCGCCGCGCCCGGGCGGGAGGCCAGAGCCGCAGCGGATCAGGCCCTGGCGGCGCGGATCCGCCGAGTGCAGGACCCTGAACAGGGCGGCGATCGCGCCTACGGAGCACCGCGTGTCACAGCCGACCTGAACGAGGGCGTTGCCGCGGCCGAACGGGTGAACCACAAGCGGGTCGCGCGGGTGATGGGTGAGCACCAGTTCGCGGGGATCCGGTTGCGTCGCCGTGTGAAGACGACGATCCCGGACCAGTCCGGGCACCGGTTCCCCGACCTCATCGAACGCGACTTCTCCGTCGGCGAGCCCGGCCGCCGCTACGTGGGCGACATCACCTACCTGCCGATCGCGGACGGCTCGAACCTCTACCTCGCCACCTGCATCGACCTGGGCTCACGCAAGCTTACCGGCTGGCAGATCGCCGCCCACATGCGCACCGAACTCGTCGAGGACACTCTCCGCGCCGCGGTGCGTGAGCGGGGTTCCCTGGCCGGCGCCGTGTTCCACTCGGACCACGGCAGCGTCTACACCTCGAAGGCCTACGTCAACCTCTGCAAGCGGTTGAAGGTCATCCAGTCCATGGGTGCGGTCGGGTCGAGTGCCGACAACTCACTCGCGGAGAGCTTCAACGCCGCGCTCAAACGCGAACTCCTCGAGGGCCGTCCGGCGTTCGGCGACCAGGCCACTACATACCGATCGGTGTTCCGGTGGGCGAACCGCTACAACACCCGAAGGCGCCACTCCGCGATCGGCAACATCAGCCCGAACGCCTACGAAGCCGCTCTCTCCGCTACGCTCGCGGAAGCGGCATAA